Proteins encoded by one window of Synechococcus sp. WH 7805:
- a CDS encoding glycosyltransferase, whose protein sequence is MNPSTAAEQLYSAGRKASEQGHWIAAEPLLQRAVALAPEHGSALHLLGKLRQQQGNHAEALQLQERSCRVDPALGWNWFSAGELLAQQQRWADAQTCFEQALARLPGEVWIADHWQQVQMRLLLGGEVLRDGFGPQAYRYWIDHCEQRLPPSPLPMVTPFWLWRENHWLALHGSAPLQPQPAPLGESPWPEEGWLVLLAPGVQLRDGVLPALERWLQGQQPGPDLVYGDEDRLDRQGERCDPWFKPGWLEESFWASPWLESCSLWRCSWLRHQCFPLPPADGLGRWRWLLEALNRQPQVQGWPQLLSHSPPQPPPDLRLQGQKAQLLRDQLKQRGEAIAAVTPHAELPGCFALKWALPQHWSCSVIIPTRDRADLLAPCLQSLWRTTAVARQQGLALELIVVDNGSVEPATTALLQGWRQQLGETFVVLRDDGPFNWSRLNNQAAARAQGELLLLLNNDVEALQPGWLEAMAAQALRPKVGAVGALLLYPDRTLQHGGLVVGLDSHAEHAYRQLPLEHGVHRGRSQLLSRWDAVTGACFLLRKQLLESLGGFDEGLPVEGNDVDLCLRLEQLGYHQLIPPQAVLLHHESQSRDVRQSSTEARAVLRLQRRWGVRLQRPGPCWPMQADGIHPDGRPRGLEQLP, encoded by the coding sequence ATGAACCCTTCGACAGCTGCTGAACAGCTGTACAGCGCTGGCCGGAAGGCCTCGGAGCAGGGCCATTGGATCGCTGCCGAACCACTGCTGCAACGGGCGGTGGCGCTCGCTCCTGAGCATGGTTCGGCTCTGCATCTTTTGGGCAAGCTGCGCCAGCAGCAGGGGAATCACGCTGAGGCTTTGCAGTTGCAGGAGCGCAGCTGCCGGGTGGACCCGGCTCTTGGCTGGAACTGGTTCAGCGCCGGTGAACTCTTGGCGCAGCAGCAGCGCTGGGCCGATGCGCAGACCTGCTTCGAGCAGGCATTAGCGCGACTCCCCGGTGAGGTCTGGATTGCCGATCACTGGCAGCAGGTGCAAATGCGCTTGCTGCTGGGGGGGGAGGTGCTGCGCGATGGGTTCGGCCCCCAGGCCTATCGCTATTGGATTGACCACTGCGAGCAGCGGTTGCCGCCTTCGCCGCTACCCATGGTGACCCCCTTCTGGCTTTGGCGCGAGAACCACTGGCTTGCACTGCATGGCTCAGCACCTTTGCAACCGCAGCCGGCTCCCCTTGGAGAGTCCCCTTGGCCCGAGGAAGGCTGGTTGGTGCTGTTAGCGCCTGGGGTGCAGCTAAGGGACGGGGTGTTGCCGGCGTTGGAGCGCTGGTTGCAAGGCCAGCAGCCGGGGCCGGATCTGGTGTATGGCGATGAAGACCGATTGGATCGGCAGGGTGAGCGCTGCGATCCCTGGTTCAAGCCGGGCTGGCTGGAGGAGAGTTTCTGGGCCAGCCCCTGGCTGGAAAGCTGCAGTCTGTGGCGCTGCAGTTGGCTGCGCCATCAGTGCTTTCCATTGCCCCCAGCTGATGGGCTGGGACGCTGGCGTTGGCTGCTGGAGGCCTTGAACAGGCAACCCCAGGTGCAGGGTTGGCCTCAATTGCTCAGCCATAGCCCGCCGCAGCCTCCACCCGATCTGCGCCTTCAGGGCCAGAAGGCCCAGCTGTTGCGGGACCAGCTCAAGCAGCGGGGGGAAGCGATCGCGGCGGTGACGCCCCATGCGGAGCTGCCTGGTTGCTTTGCACTGAAGTGGGCGCTGCCGCAGCACTGGAGCTGCAGCGTGATCATTCCCACCCGGGATCGGGCTGACCTGCTGGCGCCTTGTTTGCAGAGCCTCTGGCGCACGACGGCAGTGGCGCGTCAGCAGGGACTCGCGCTGGAGCTGATTGTGGTGGACAACGGTTCGGTGGAGCCAGCGACGACGGCGCTGCTGCAGGGCTGGAGGCAGCAGCTGGGAGAGACGTTTGTTGTGTTGCGCGACGACGGCCCGTTCAACTGGAGCCGGCTGAACAACCAGGCGGCGGCCCGGGCCCAGGGCGAGTTGCTGCTGTTGCTGAATAATGACGTTGAGGCGCTGCAACCGGGCTGGTTGGAGGCGATGGCGGCTCAGGCTCTGCGCCCGAAGGTGGGAGCTGTGGGGGCGTTGTTGCTGTATCCAGATCGAACCCTGCAGCACGGGGGGCTGGTGGTTGGCCTCGATAGCCATGCAGAGCATGCCTACCGGCAGTTGCCGCTCGAGCACGGAGTGCATCGGGGCCGTAGTCAACTGCTCAGTCGTTGGGATGCCGTGACCGGCGCCTGCTTCCTGCTACGCAAGCAGTTGCTGGAGAGTCTGGGCGGCTTTGATGAAGGGCTGCCTGTGGAGGGCAACGATGTGGATCTCTGCCTGCGCTTGGAGCAGCTGGGGTATCACCAACTGATTCCGCCGCAGGCGGTGTTATTGCATCACGAGAGCCAAAGTCGTGATGTGCGCCAAAGCAGCACTGAAGCAAGGGCGGTGCTGCGGTTGCAGCGGCGTTGGGGGGTGCGCTTGCAGAGGCCCGGACCCTGCTGGCCCATGCAGGCCGACGGAATTCATCCAGACGGCAGGCCCAGGGGACTGGAACAGCTCCCGTAA